A region of Rhodanobacteraceae bacterium DNA encodes the following proteins:
- a CDS encoding Glutamate synthase [NADPH] large chain, producing MSAAPALRELQRDFLAALYAGDTPGLLDAIAGHGLAPAARLQVYRHNVETVQRGALETAFPAVRALVGEAFFAQSAERYRQAHPSRSGNLQAFGAHFAAFLEALPETRSLPYLGDVARLEWLRQQSALAADAEALDVGAFAHALASMQGALRIALHPSLRLLASRQPVLSIWRYALNPTEDSFTPPEAGERVLLWRSGDEVTMSALDAASFTCIGALAQDGTLDDAHAAALSRDPDFDLPGCMTSLVDNGLVTALTEVEPPAAPGRDTGPTRPCCSN from the coding sequence ATGTCTGCCGCACCCGCGCTGCGTGAACTGCAACGCGACTTTCTGGCCGCGCTGTATGCGGGCGACACGCCCGGCCTGCTGGACGCGATCGCGGGCCACGGCCTGGCGCCGGCCGCGCGTCTGCAGGTCTATCGCCACAACGTCGAGACGGTGCAACGCGGCGCGCTCGAAACCGCGTTTCCGGCGGTACGGGCGCTGGTCGGCGAGGCGTTTTTCGCGCAATCTGCGGAACGCTATCGCCAGGCACACCCTTCGCGGTCGGGCAACCTGCAGGCATTCGGCGCGCATTTTGCGGCGTTCCTCGAAGCGCTGCCCGAGACACGTAGTCTGCCCTACCTCGGCGACGTGGCCCGGCTGGAATGGCTGCGCCAGCAAAGTGCGCTGGCCGCCGATGCCGAAGCGTTGGATGTGGGCGCGTTCGCACATGCGCTGGCCAGCATGCAGGGCGCGCTCCGGATCGCCCTGCACCCGAGCTTGCGTCTGCTCGCCAGCCGCCAGCCGGTGTTGTCAATCTGGCGTTATGCGCTGAACCCGACGGAGGATTCCTTCACGCCGCCCGAAGCCGGCGAGCGCGTGCTGCTGTGGCGCAGCGGGGACGAGGTCACGATGAGTGCGCTCGATGCCGCAAGTTTCACCTGCATCGGGGCCCTGGCACAGGACGGCACACTCGACGACGCGCATGCCGCGGCCCTGTCACGGGATCCCGATTTCGATCTGCCCGGTTGCATGACCAGCCTGGTCGACAACGGACTGGTCACGGCGCTCACCGAAGTCGAACCGCCTGCTGCGCCGGGCCGCGATACCGGTCCAACACGGCCATGCTGCAGCAACTGA
- a CDS encoding Putative transmembrane protein, translated as MHTARGLADWLGPTVLLLLRVWVALAFWRAGVVKFEDPGGTLFLFNTTYQVPLLPPDVAAVASTWIELVVPWLVGLGIAGRLSALFLFIYNIIAFVSFPALWPHGFWAGLFSTSAFADHKVWGLMLLAVIAWGPGRWSLDTLFVQLVRTWQARRRPVPPT; from the coding sequence GTGCATACCGCGCGCGGCCTCGCCGACTGGCTGGGGCCGACCGTGCTGCTGTTGCTGCGCGTGTGGGTGGCGCTCGCGTTCTGGCGTGCCGGCGTGGTCAAGTTCGAAGATCCAGGTGGCACGCTGTTCCTGTTCAACACCACCTACCAGGTGCCGCTGCTGCCGCCCGACGTGGCCGCGGTCGCGAGTACCTGGATCGAGCTGGTGGTGCCGTGGCTGGTCGGTCTGGGCATCGCCGGACGGCTCAGTGCGTTGTTCCTGTTCATCTACAACATCATTGCGTTCGTTTCCTTCCCGGCACTTTGGCCGCACGGATTCTGGGCCGGGCTTTTCAGCACGTCGGCCTTCGCCGACCACAAGGTCTGGGGCCTGATGCTGCTGGCCGTGATCGCATGGGGACCGGGGCGCTGGTCGCTGGACACGCTGTTCGTGCAGCTTGTGCGGACCTGGCAGGCGCGGCGCCGCCCGGTGCCACCGACGTAA
- a CDS encoding RNA polymerase ECF-type sigma factor, which translates to MQHDATLIEAARAGDESALERLLSECQPDLRRIARGECASAADAEDAVQESLWLVYRRIGALRTVGSFGAWLFSIVRRECQRLMRRMRGQVALPDDDHRIFAYYTRPDLRLDLAAAIQSLPDKYREAIVLRDFEENTITEIAEALRLTRAAVKSRIHRGREMIREYLQD; encoded by the coding sequence ATGCAACATGACGCCACCCTGATCGAAGCCGCACGCGCAGGCGACGAGTCGGCGCTGGAGCGGCTGCTGTCGGAATGCCAGCCGGACCTGCGCCGGATCGCACGCGGCGAGTGCGCATCCGCGGCCGACGCCGAGGATGCCGTGCAGGAAAGCCTGTGGCTGGTGTATCGCCGGATCGGCGCCTTGCGCACCGTCGGTTCGTTCGGGGCGTGGCTGTTCTCGATCGTGCGTCGTGAATGCCAGCGCCTGATGCGGCGCATGCGCGGACAGGTCGCACTGCCGGATGACGATCACCGCATCTTCGCCTATTACACCCGACCCGATCTGCGCCTCGACCTCGCCGCCGCGATCCAGTCCTTGCCGGACAAGTATCGCGAGGCGATCGTCCTGCGCGACTTCGAGGAAAACACGATCACCGAGATTGCCGAAGCCCTGCGCCTCACCCGCGCGGCGGTGAAAAGCCGCATCCATCGCGGCCGCGAGATGATCCGCGAGTACCTGCAGGACTGA
- a CDS encoding Inner membrane transport protein YajR, whose amino-acid sequence MSTDSLTGTEKRAALSLAGIFALRMLGLFMIYPVFAPWARHLPDATAVTIGLALGVYGLTQAVLQIPFGFLSDRIGRKPVIAAGLLLFAVGSVIAALSPSIDGIVLGRLLQGAGAVGSTVLALAADLTLEEHRTRAMALIGMTIGLAFGVAVVLGPVLTGWIGVRGIFWLTAVLAGLGIAVLYLLVPRTDAHTLHRDAEPVPALFRRVLADRELRRLDVGIFSQHAILTASFLTIPFLLAHAGVALHHQWWVYLPVLVASIVLLVPLVSVAERGRMKPVFLAAIGLLAAGQVLFPWGRAHLSLMVLGLILFFTAFNVLESVLPSLVSRLAPADAKGTAMGVYSSSQFFGIFVGGVLGGSIDSRWGVDGVVAFCIVVAVLWWLVAWRMRPPAQVSNRTLRVAVRDEREARKLEEKLRQVPGVLEAVVVHEEGVAYVRAERSLDLRGLTAAIAG is encoded by the coding sequence GTGTCTACCGATTCCCTGACCGGCACCGAAAAGCGTGCCGCACTGTCGCTTGCAGGCATCTTTGCCCTGCGCATGCTCGGCCTGTTCATGATCTACCCGGTGTTCGCGCCGTGGGCGCGGCATCTGCCGGATGCAACCGCCGTGACCATCGGCCTCGCGCTCGGGGTGTACGGACTTACCCAGGCCGTCTTGCAGATCCCGTTCGGATTCCTGTCCGACCGCATCGGCCGCAAGCCGGTCATCGCCGCGGGCCTGTTGCTGTTCGCGGTGGGCAGCGTGATTGCAGCCCTGTCGCCCTCGATCGACGGCATCGTGCTGGGGCGTCTGCTGCAGGGCGCGGGCGCGGTGGGATCGACGGTACTGGCGTTGGCGGCAGACCTGACGCTGGAAGAACACCGCACCCGCGCGATGGCGTTGATCGGCATGACCATCGGCCTGGCGTTCGGTGTGGCGGTGGTGTTGGGTCCGGTGCTGACGGGCTGGATCGGCGTGCGCGGCATTTTCTGGCTGACCGCCGTGCTGGCAGGCTTAGGCATCGCGGTGCTGTACCTGCTGGTGCCGCGTACCGACGCACACACGCTGCACCGCGACGCCGAACCCGTGCCCGCCTTGTTCCGCCGGGTGTTGGCCGACCGCGAACTGCGACGCCTCGATGTCGGCATCTTCAGTCAGCACGCGATCCTGACCGCAAGTTTCCTCACGATTCCCTTCCTGCTGGCGCACGCAGGCGTGGCCCTGCATCACCAGTGGTGGGTGTATCTGCCGGTGTTGGTCGCCTCGATCGTGTTGCTGGTGCCGTTGGTCAGCGTGGCCGAGCGCGGGCGCATGAAGCCGGTCTTCCTGGCCGCCATCGGTTTGCTCGCTGCGGGTCAGGTATTGTTCCCGTGGGGACGCGCCCACCTGTCCCTGATGGTGCTGGGCCTCATCCTGTTTTTCACCGCCTTCAACGTGCTCGAATCGGTGCTGCCCTCGCTGGTTTCGCGCCTCGCCCCCGCGGATGCCAAGGGCACCGCGATGGGTGTGTACTCGTCATCGCAGTTCTTCGGCATTTTCGTGGGCGGCGTGCTCGGTGGCTCGATCGACAGCCGCTGGGGCGTGGATGGTGTGGTCGCGTTTTGCATCGTCGTGGCGGTGCTGTGGTGGCTGGTGGCGTGGCGCATGCGACCGCCGGCGCAAGTGTCGAACCGCACCTTGCGTGTCGCGGTACGTGACGAAAGGGAAGCCCGGAAGCTGGAGGAGAAACTTCGGCAAGTACCCGGCGTCCTGGAAGCCGTCGTGGTCCACGAGGAGGGCGTTGCCTATGTCCGCGCCGAACGAAGTCTGGATTTGCGTGGCCTCACTGCGGCCATCGCGGGTTGA